The following nucleotide sequence is from Natronorubrum aibiense.
ACTTCGACGACCTCACGATCGAAGTCGAAGAAGGGATCGATCTCATTCCATCGCACAACATGCTCGAGGACCTGCCGGAACTGCTCTTGCGCGAGAAGGAGCAAGCCGAACGGTTGGGAGATTCCTTCTCGATGTACCACCAGCTCCACCGCGTCCTTCGGGACGGAAACGTTCGCGACAACTACGACGTCGTGATCGTCGATACGGCAGGGAAAGCCGGGCCGGTCCTCTATAACGCGCTCGTCGCCGTTCGAAACGTCGTCATCCCGTTCGAAGTGACGGCGAAAGGCCAGGAGTCGATTACTGGGCTCGACGACCTCGTCGATGGGTTAGAACAGAGCACCGGCATCGACGTTGGCGTGCTCGCAGTCGTGCCGATCGGCTACAAGGATACCCGCGACCAACGGGAAATCCTCACCGAACTCCGCGAGATGGACTTCCCCGTTCCGGTCGTCATCGGTGACCGAGGCTCGCTGATGGAAGGCAGTTGGAAACAGCAGTGCAGTCCGTACACGTACGTCGACAAACACCGGAACCGGAAACGCGAGTACGAGGTCGAAACCCTCGAGCAGTTCGACGACCTCGCTCGTACGCTGGAACGACAGGCTGGCCTCAAGACACCGGAGGTGACCGTCTAATGGGACTCAAATCCGGCTCTC
It contains:
- a CDS encoding ParA family protein; the protein is MLTYTAVSEAGGVGKTTTSATCAVSHARAGLDVLVIDLDTQNGSLTYFFGPDYDRGDSEVDNIVRHLIGRPKGDFDDLTIEVEEGIDLIPSHNMLEDLPELLLREKEQAERLGDSFSMYHQLHRVLRDGNVRDNYDVVIVDTAGKAGPVLYNALVAVRNVVIPFEVTAKGQESITGLDDLVDGLEQSTGIDVGVLAVVPIGYKDTRDQREILTELREMDFPVPVVIGDRGSLMEGSWKQQCSPYTYVDKHRNRKREYEVETLEQFDDLARTLERQAGLKTPEVTV